The following proteins come from a genomic window of Crassostrea angulata isolate pt1a10 chromosome 1, ASM2561291v2, whole genome shotgun sequence:
- the LOC128156084 gene encoding uncharacterized protein LOC128156084, which yields MVSAGFHIVSAFTLLFLQTEAGESSLQKKNSIIEGDTTQKKCPNWDTTYPYSNGVDSKCWFSVSYDTKKKFLHEVSKNSYSLVNFVLHFDNVSTTESRCVIQGNKWTWTFPGPKGARQYLDWPLEYRVWSLGLLSMYTLDDFSVPLTVHGDCSGIQYGANETTQRISLALANLTDYLVSNTRGGDKGDSLTEYYNQSYWCYRERIYIDSHLLYMLCLNVICPLEAIGYRCCRWKWHFLNQTRTLECSGRYIKYREVGWLLPFVIGLTLYMFCPLMLVWLLKHVHELTFSHTSNYLELSDFDAINYEVHEKSENWIFYNPVHIGTIISHVFRGCCLKYPILISRIVRIIFLFASISVLGLKLLVHGVFQYDNIIASVNKGVPKDFESILAGYEKSRKNFLRMFGGPYVACLFYAVCYTISTCVPSDLAKFLAKGLVKEESEFISPLMVMDSIRVRFGAMKTTDIVNGYHEIFRTLLSEFFMILNPSFWKFSVITQCSRWRKYFRVFRRKSALFGRLFLLLTPLYIMICILELLLCLIRYGIPWVGFAKTIIIAYVIAPWRGLSVGVPVKIIFGAFSIFFVIFTMYMFSIIFVDSFIFMCDVSVYTYAGLFAHPEITYGYLIFSSTVLMYMFDSVHTISKVYDHLFHHVRKICKKMHKYNKYPDVELFKREDECKGIPRDLFFLVVKKYLPIRHQVFMSFLKLIVIVIVLYISVDLLYEFSANRNLNILTQAAATIIVCLVPKFLGDSCSVFRNRRHHSQSHQIKHIIKTYCQRSKEAGFMEHVSNLEVL from the exons ATGGTCAGTGCAGGATTTCATATCGTATCTGCATTCACGCTTCTTTTTCTCCAAACTGAAGCAGGGGAATCCAGCCTTCAGAAAAAGAATTCGATTATAGAGGGAGACACGACTCAGAAGAAATGTCCCAACTGGGACACCACGTACCCATACTCCAACGGAGTCGACTCCAAATGCTGGTTTTCTGTGTCGTATGATACGAAGAAAAAATTCCTTCACGAGGTTTCGAAAAACTCGTACAGTCTAGTGAACTTCGTGCTCCACTTCGACAATGTGTCCACCACAGAGAGTAGATGTGTTATCCAAGGGAACAAGTGGACATGGACATTCCCTGGGCCTAAAGGAGCTCGCCAATATCTCGACTGGCCGCTAGAGTACAGGGTGTGGTCCTTAGGTCTGCTGAGTATGTACACCCTCGATGATTTCTCTGTACCATTAACAGTTCACGGAGACTGCAGTGGCATTCAATATGGCGCTAACGAGACAACGCAGCGGATTTCGTTGGCCTTGGCAAACCTCACAGACTACCTTGTGTCCAACACAAGAGGCGGTGATAAGGGGGATAGTTTGACCGAGTATTACAACCAGAGTTACTGGTGTTACAGAGAGCGGATCTACATTGATAGTCATTTACTGTATATGCTATGTCTGAATGTTATTTGTCCGCTGGAAGCTATTGGATACCGATGTTGTCGTTGGAAGTGGCATTTTCTGAATCAGACGAGAACTTTGGAATGTTCTGGAAGATACATAAAATACCGAGAGGTAGGATGGCTACTACCGTTTGTTATTGGTCTCACTCTGTACATGTTTTGTCCTCTAATGTTGGTATGGTTACTTAAGCATGTTCACGAACTGACCTTTAGCCATACCTCAAACTACCTTGAGCTGTCTGATTTTGACGCCATTAACTATGAAGTCCATGAAAAATCAGAGAACTGGATTTTTTATAATCCTGTACATATAGGAACAATTATTTCACATGTATTCCGGGGCTGCTGCTTAAAATATCctattttgatatcaagaattgtTCGAATCATTTTCCTTTTTGCAAGCATATCCGTTCTTGGATTAAAATTGCTTGTTCATGGGGTTTTTCAGTACGATAATATAATTGCCAGTGTCAATAAAGGCGTGCCAAAAGACTTTGAGTCCATTTTAGCAGGATatgaaaaaagtagaaaaaatttTCTCCGGATGTTTGGGGGACCGTATGTCGCCTGCTTGTTTTATGCTGTATGCTACACTATAAGTACCTGTGTCCCTTCAGATTTGGCTAAATTTCTTGCCAAAGGCTTAGTGAAGGAAGAATCTGAATTCATTAGCCCGCTTATGGTCATGGATTCCATAAGAGTAAGATTTGGAGCCATGAAAACAACGGACATTGTCAACGGCTATCATGAAATATTTCGTACCCTTTTGTCcgaatttttcatgattttgaacccctctttcTGGAAGTTTTCTGTCATTACACAATGTAGCCGATGGAGGAAATACTTTCGTGTTTTTCGGAGAAAATCTGCGTTGTTTGGGAGGTTGTTTCTACTTCTTACTcctttgtatattatgatatgtATTTTGGAGCTCCTTCTTTGTTTGATACGGTACGGAATTCCTTGGGTCGGTTTTGCCAAAACGATAATAATTGCCTACGTCATCGCCCCTTGGAGAGGTCTTTCAGTTGGTGTACCAGTAAAAATCATATTTGGAGCTTTTTCGATCTTCTTTGTGATTTTCACAATGTATATGTTTAGC ATTATATTTGTGGACAGCTTTATTTTTATGTGTGATGTGTCAGTGTATACATATGCAGGACTATTCGCTCATCCAGAAATCACTTATGGATACCTTATATTTTCCTCCACAGTCCTAATGTACATGTTTGACAGTGTTCACACCATCTCTAAAGTCTACGATCACTTGTTCCACCACGTccgaaaaatttgcaaaaaaatgcacaaatataataaatatccTGATGTCGAGTTATTCAAACGAGAAGACGAATGCAAAGGAATACCACGTGACCTATTCTTTCTCGTCGTCAAAAAGTACTTGCCGATCAGACACCAAGTGTTCATGTCCTTTCTAAAACTAATCGTGATCGTAATTGTGTTGTACATTTCAGTGGATCTTTTGTACGAATTTTCGGCGAATAGAAACTTAAACATACTGACGCAAGCCGCAGCTACGATTATCGTCTGCCTCGTTCCGAAGTTCCTCGGGGATTCCTGCTCCGTGTTCAGAAACCGACGCCACCACAGTCAGTCTCACCAAAtcaaacacatcatcaaaaCGTACTGTCAACGATCAAAGGAAGCCGGCTTTATGGAACACGTTTCTAATCTTGAAGTTTTATAA
- the LOC128156066 gene encoding uncharacterized protein LOC128156066: protein MSKTKKNDNDTMDTKMSPRERLEFYRNKKLQKRRQQKLASYHKNKTVKQTEYKQTSDAIRKRMYRAKQAETRQKETERKRKYTCRSLARNKNVELSANTKNSNEMIRHVFKNRTSKHRALKKLKDSLPQSPKKRSATLAAYLKNSNSPTTKILIDADVVLSPEEQSKKSTEKAVLQDLKTTIDSCKMKRSKDSVTSMNVLVASISGEQVTQSRCRKNLAKKLGLPVRRISKGNIIRTTVLKTERSCWTYTFRKTRTDAISTETKQLAYDFWLRPGISRPTGNKADIKRERIGPKLYTSHAVYILEKTQTEVYLDFISENPDIKICQRSFENCKPYFVRQARPKDRHTCCCRYHVEIKSAFKSCMDFRKKIIKTNANDIGIDVQVFESISDVVDVTLCINPTLQCMKRQCAECGIHKLYLLPEETGDAETDETVKWEKFEKVEIKVKGNKTTKKLVLVKKESKVSDLFSHFLQLLKSFPFHQHRATWQNNQFQEHSSNLPLNHCICVHDFSENYRCTELKQLQSAYFQKTEVSVHVTIIHRHALPDIDGVESTEQNPEIITEHFFVISDDQQHDQYFVHEVRKTISEYLASISYPVDTMHEFTDGCAVQYKSRHCFGDISNSSRDFGFKHFTRNYFETAHAKGPQDAAGGLLKRQADLAVLRGQAHIQNARDLYEFAVSNLTRTKSVCRRRLFRFLDFIPREGNLSFKPISNIRSVHQVIVDNSSPHIILRELSCFCEKCSLQIYHECVNVQRIGQVQHHEMVKETNNTFDVEEDDEEVPLSEMVSKGQVIAVYADDPDHDYFLLKVQEAIQTLNSESTDAWDSTLPAGIKVITGLYYDNIDNKNLLSYKLIPRRRAVVPASAVVYICSEIDARANIVLDECVHLNILHAINDIIMS, encoded by the exons ATGTCTAAAACGAAG AAGAATGACAATGATACCATGGATACGAAAATGTCCCCACGAGAAAGATTAGAGTTTTATAGAAATAAGAAACTTCAAAAACGACGACAACAAAAGCTAGCATCgtatcataaaaacaaaactgtcaAACAGACTGAGTATAAACAAACTTCTGATGCAATTAGAAAGCGCATGTACAGAGCAAAACAAGCTGAAACGAGACAGAAGGAAACAGaacgaaaaagaaaatatacatgtagaagttTAGCGAGGAATAAAAACGTCGAGCTCTCTGCGAAcacgaaaaattcaaatgaaatgataagacatgtttttaaaaacagaacAAGTAAACACAgagcattaaaaaaattaaaggattcGTTACCCCAATCACCAAAGAAGCGGTCAGCTACACTGGCAGcatatttgaaaaattcaaactcTCCAAcgacaaaaattttaattgatgcTGATGTCGTATTATCACCAGAAGAACAAAGTAAAAAATCAACGGAAAAAGCGGTTCTGcaagatttaaaaacaacaattgaTAGCTGCAAAATGAAAAGATCGAAAGACTCGGTTACGTCTATGAACGTGCTTGTTGCATCAATAAGTGGTGAACAAGTGACCCAAAGCAGATGTCGAAAAAATCTAGCTAAAAAACTTGGTTTACCAGTTAGACGAATAAGTAAGGGAAACATAATTCGCACCACTGTATTGAAAACTGAAAGATCTTGTTGGACTTACACGTTTAGAAAAACGCGCACTGACGCGATTTCAACGGAAACTAAACAACTTGCGTACGACTTTTGGCTGCGTCCAGGTATCTCCCGACCGACTGGAAATAAAGCAGATATCAAGCGAGAAAGAATTGGACCCAAATTATACACGAGCCACGCAGTGTATATTTTAGAAAAGACCCAAACTGAAGTTTACCTGGATTTCATAAGCGAAAATCCGGatatcaaaatttgtcaaaGGTCCTTTGAAAATTGCAAGCCCTATTTTGTTAGACAGGCCCGCCCAAAGGACAGACACACATGCTGTTGTAGATATCATGTTGAAATAAAGAGTGCCTTCAAATCATGTATGGACTTTCGGAAAAAGATCATCAAAACAAATGCAAATGATATTGGAATTGACGTCCAAGTATTCGAGTCCATAAGCGATGTGGTGGATGTCACATTGTGTATAAATCCTACTTTGCAATGCATGAAGCGACAGTGTGCAGAATGTGGTATCCACAAACTATACTTATTACCAGAAGAAACTGGAGACGCGGAGACAGACGAAACAGTCAAGtgggaaaaatttgaaaaagttgAAATCAAAGTGAAGGGcaataaaacaacaaagaaaCTCGTTCTGGTTAAAAAGGAATCAAAAGTCAGTGATTTATTTTCACACTTTTTGCAACTATTAAAATCGTTTCCATTCCATCAACACCGAGCTACTTGGCAAAACAACCAATTTCAAGAACATTCATCTAATCTTCCACTTAACCACTGCATCTGTGTTCATGACTTTTCTGAAAATTACCGTTGCACAGAATTAAAACAACTTCAAAGTGCTTACTTTCAAAAAACTGAAGTCTCTGTTCACGTTACGATTATACATCGCCATGCACTACCCGACATTGATGGAGTGGAGAGCACTGAGCAGAACCCAGAAATAATCactgaacatttttttgttattagtGATGATCAACAGCATGACCAGTATTTCGTCCATGAAGTTCGTAAAACAATATCCGAGTACTTGGCATCTATTTCCTACCCGGTTGACACCATGCACGAGTTCACAGATGGATGTGCAGTCCAATATAAGAGTCGACATTGCTTTGGGGATATCAGCAACTCCAGTCGGGATTTCGGTTTCAAACATTTTACCAGAAATTATTTTGAGACTGCACATGCTAaag GACCTCAAGATGCTGCTGGAGGACTGTTAAAAAGACAAGCAGATCTGGCAGTTTTGCGTGGACAAGCCCATATACAAAATGCCCGGGATCTGTATGAATTTGCTGTTTCGAATTTGACGCGGACAAAATCTGTTTGCCGGAGACGGCTTTTCCGTTTTCTTGATTTCATCCCAAGAGAAGGCAATTTAAGTTTCAAACCAATTTCAAACATCAGATCTGTCCATCAAGTCATCGTTGATAACTCGTCTCCCCATATCATTTTACGCGAACTGTCCTGCTTTTGTGAAAAATGCAGTTTACAAATTTATCACGAATGTGTAAATGTTCAAAGAATTGGGCAAGTTCAACACCATGAAATGGTCAAGGAGACAAACAACACATTCGATGTTGAAGAAGATGACGAAGAGGTGCCCTTGTCCGAAATGGTATCCAAAGGACAGGTAATTGCCGTATATGCGGATGACCCAGACCATGACTATTTCTTGCTAAAAGTTCAGGAAGCAATTCAAACATTAAACAGCGAAAGCACTGACGCTTGGGACTCAACTCTTCCAGCTGGTATTAAGGTCATCACAGGACTTTATTACGACAATATTGATAACAAGAATCTTCTGTCATACAAACTTATACCCAGGAGAAGAGCCGTAGTGCCAGCCAGTGCAGTAGTTTATATCTGTTCAGAAATAGATGCTCGGGCCAATATTGTTTTGGACGAATGTGTCCATTTAAACATATTGCATGCAATAAACGACATTATTATGTCTTAA
- the LOC128156076 gene encoding ras-related and estrogen-regulated growth inhibitor-like, which yields MKGPINILVLGKEGVGKTAVVVRFLTGRYLSEYASPEEVTYERNVLVDEKQVSIKITDVAGKNLDRKSTTRDWLHKVDGAVIVYSVTDRNSFDIAEVVMDWLKKEKKPNQVIPMVLVGNKCDLEHSRTVPKQPQDGQEWRTDGYMVTECSASANTESIRRVFHELIRKISEKKDATTKGHRKLSHAPVGSPKLIRASLRRRFSVFTRERTSTM from the exons CAGTTGTGGTGCGTTTTTTGACCGGAAGATACCTCAGCGAGTATGCGTCCCCGGAAGAAGTGACGTATGAACGAAACGTGTTGGTGGATGAAAAGCAGGTGTCCATAAAAATAACGGACGTAGCAGGAAAG AATCTTGACCGGAAGTCGACTACCAGAGACTGGCTACACAAGGTAGATGGCGCAGTGATCGTCTACTCAGTGACGGACCGGAACAGTTTTGACATAGCGGAAGTCGTCATGGACTGGCTAAAGAAAGAGAAGAAGCCAAACCAGGTCATCCCCATGGTTTTGGTTGGAAACAAATGTGACCTCGAACACTCCAG GACTGTTCCAAAGCAACCCCAGGATGGACAGGAATGGCGGACGGACGGTTATATGGTGACAGAGTGCTCAGCCTCGGCCAACACAGAGAGCATAAGGCGGGTGTTTCACGAGCTCATCAGAAAG ataagtgaaaaaaaagatgCAACAACAAAAGGACATCGCAAATTATCGCATGCCCCCGTTGGTTCCCCGAAACTAATTCGAGCATCATTAAGGAGGCGTTTTAGTGTGTTTACTCGCGAACGGACATCAACaatgtga